The proteins below are encoded in one region of Penicillium psychrofluorescens genome assembly, chromosome: 4:
- a CDS encoding uncharacterized protein (ID:PFLUO_007179-T1.cds;~source:funannotate) produces MFLPSVAIGLLAASASLANAVELTGYEYVVVGSGAGGGPVAARLAMAGHKTLLIEAGDDQGQNVNYSVPAYSAKASEDPALAWDFFVHHYADDERQALDYKTTYETPDGTEYTGLNPPPGSTLKGTLYPRTGTLGGCTGHNALVAIYPFESDFEYIATLTGDDSWAPDIMRKYFVNAERNNYLALSPGHGYNGWLQTEEAPLTLVLEDTQLLSMITGGLFALGNYTNTVFNLATLGAGDANADSLARDQNPGYYQIPISSKDSVRVGSREFVVDVRDAKNGDGSKKYPLDVRTDCFVTKVLFDDSASPPRATGVEFLDGQYLFKASPRSGETTGTPGSVTASREVIVAGGVYNSPLLLKHSGIGPKAELESFGIPVVADLPGVGENLQDHYEIVVQGHVPNNFTLLDGCTFTSKESTDECLRRWENPVLGNRGTYASDGFASTMFFKSSTTADENWDVFVFGGPVGFRGYFPGYSINITAQHDVWSWAILKSQPRNTAGKVSLRSADPLDLPQIVFNYFDTGSGDYAADLEALYESVELARDAIARQVLPFEEILPGAGVKSAEDIKDYAKNTAWGHHASCTCPIGADDDPMAVLDSKFQVRGVKGLRVVDASVYPRIPGTFTAVSTYMVGEKAADVILEQFGQTSLTDQGLGSIL; encoded by the coding sequence atgtttcttccttctgTCGCTATCGGGCTCCTAGCAGCCTCGGCGTCGCTTGCCAATGCAGTCGAACTCACGGGCTACGAGTATGTCGTCGTTGGCTCAGGGGCCGGTGGCGGTCCTGTAGCCGCGCgcctggccatggcgggccACAAGACACTCCTGATCGAAGCCGGCGATGACCAAGGCCAAAACGTGAACTACAGCGTCCCGGCATACTCGGCCAAAGCCTCCGAGGACCCGGCGTTGGCGTGGGATTTTTTCGTCCACCACTacgccgacgacgagcgCCAGGCCCTTGACTACAAGACTACCTATGAAACCCCCGATGGAACCGAGTATACAGGTCTCAACCCGCCTCCGGGTTCGACGCTCAAGGGGACGCTGTATCCGCGGACGGGTACGCTAGGTGGCTGCACCGGGCACAATGCCCTCGTTGCCATCTACCCGTTTGAATCAGACTTCGAATACATTGCCACCCTGACGGGCGATGATTCCTGGGCTCCGGATATCATGCGCAAATACTTCGTCAACGCAGAGCGGAACAACTATCTTGCCCTGAGTCCGGGACACGGCTACAACGGCTGGTTGCAGACCGAAGAAGCGCCGCTCACCCTCGTGCTCGAGGATACGCAGCTGCTCAGCATGATCACCGGCGGCCTCTTCGCCCTGGGTAATTACACCAACACGGTCTTCAACCTCGCTACTCTGGGCGCGGGCGATGCTAACGCCGACTCACTGGCGCGCGACCAGAACCCTGGGTACTATCAGATTCCTATCTCGTCCAAGGACAGTGTGCGTGTCGGATCGAGAGAATTTGTCGTTGACGTGCGTGATGCGAAAAATGGAGATGGTAGCAAGAAGTATCCGCTTGATGTGCGCACCGACTGTTTCGTAACCAAGGTTCTCTTTGACGACTCTGCGAGCCCGCCCCGTGCAACGGGCGTCGAATTCCTTGACGGACAGTACCTGTTCAAGGCTAGTCCTCGATCTGGAGAGACGACGGGTACTCCAGGAAGCGTGACGGCATCCCGTGAAGTGATTGTTGCCGGTGGTGTGTACAACTCTCCACTGCTTCTAAAGCACAGCGGCATCGGCCCGAAAGCCGAACTCGAGTCATTCGGCATCCCCGTCGTGGCAGATCTTCCCGGAGTTGGCGAAAACCTGCAGGACCACTACGAAATCGTCGTGCAAGGCCATGTCCCAAACAACTTCACTCTGCTTGACGGCTGTACATTCACCAGCAAAGAGAGTACAGACGAGTGCCTAAGGCGCTGGGAGAACCCCGTTCTCGGAAACAGAGGCACATACGCCTCGGACGGATTTGCATCTACCATGTTCTTCAAGAGCTCAACTACGGCAGATGAGAACTGGGATGTCTTTGTCTTCGGCGGGCCTGTCGGTTTCCGTGGATACTTCCCGGGCtacagcatcaacatcaccgcGCAGCACGATGTCTGGAGCTGGGCTATCCTGAAGTCTCAACCACGCAATACCGCTGGAAAGGTTTCCCTGCGCTCGGCGGATCCACTTGATCTCCCTCAGATCGTTTTCAATTACTTCGATACCGGCAGTGGTGACTACGCCGCTGATCTCGAGGCTCTGTATGAGTCAGTCGAACTCGCCCGGGACGCCATCGCACGCCAGGTGCTTCCATTTGAAGAGATCCTGCCTGGTGCGGGTGTGAAGTCGGCAGAGGATATCAAGGACTACGCCAAGAATACGGCTTGGGGTCATCACGCCTCGTGCACCTGCCCGATTGGTGCTGACGATGACCCGATGGCTGTTCTGGACTCAAAGTTCCAGGTCCGTGGCGTGAAGGGTCTGCGTGTGGTTGATGCTTCCGTCTACCCTCGTATCCCGGGAACATTCACGGCGGTTTCGACTTACATGGTTGGTGAGAAGGCTGCTGATGTTATTCTGGAGCAATTTGGGCAGACTTCGCTCACTGACCAGGGCTTGGGGAGTATTCTCTAG
- a CDS encoding uncharacterized protein (ID:PFLUO_007180-T1.cds;~source:funannotate) produces MPRKAIDSRIPALIRNGVQEKKRSFFVVVGDRAKDVIVHLHYIMSSVDVKQNKSVLWAYKKDLLGFTSHRKKREAKIKKQVKQGIREPNQEDPFELFITLNQIRYVYYKETEKILGNTYGMCILQDFEAMTPNLLARTIETVEGGGMVLLLLKSMNSLKQLYTLSMDIHSRYRTEAHEDVVARFNERFILSLGSCDSCLVVDDELNVLPISGGKNVKPLPPPESIDATKSGPQKELKEIKESLAESQPVGPLVNLARTVDQAKALLTFVDAIAEKTLKSTVALTAGRGRGKSAALGVSIAAAIAHGYSNIFITSPSPENLKTLFEFVFKGFDALGYLDHVDYTILQSTNPDFNKAIVRVNVHRNHRQTIQYIQPQDAHVLGQAELLVIDEAAAIPLPMVRKLLGPYLVFMASTINGYEGTGRSLSLKLIQQLREQSRGGIKTDDTDVADRSTGKSAKNADKSLGGRSLREITLAEPIRYAPGDSVEKWLNKVLCLDATLPKSRMNTQGCPHPSQCQLLQVNRDTLFSFHPVSEKFLQQMMALYVASHYKNTPNDLQLMSDAPAHQLYVLVPPIDEEATKLPEPLCVIQVALEGRISRQSVLNSLSRGQRAGGDLIPWLVSQQFQDEDFASLSGARIVRIATNPEYVGMGYGSRALELLVDFYEGKFTSLSEDTAALQEEMVRVTDDELANSNLLDDNVHVRDIRSMPPLFGKLTERRPDMLDYIGVSYGLTPSLHKFWKRSTFSPVYLRQTPNELTGEHSCVMLRTLTAGTNDAAWLGAFARDFHRRFLALLSYQFREFPSVLSLSICESANAGAKLDPSIVGRPLKKADLDDAFSPFDLKRLDSYANNLLDYHVILDMVPAISEYYFANRLAGKVSLSGVQQSILLAIGLQRKSLDALEKELNLPSAQLLAMFLKIIRKVSTQFRGLVEGAVADTMPADQIPSAISASGAHDDNHTAEDRFKPLETGLDEELRQGGQQIDDEMREKQRALIDALPLDRYEIDHGSTAWDDAEKQIRSGGGSTVSVKGKAAKRKKGESAREIFDKEVDSKRQKIIKKGTEGRKK; encoded by the exons ATGCCTCGCAAGGCCATCGACTCGCGCATCCCCGCGCTCATTCGCAATGGCgtgcaggagaagaagcgcagcttcttcgtcgtggTGGGCGACCGCGCCAAGGATGTGATTGTGCATCTGCACTACATCATGTCTAGCGTCGACGTGAAGCAGAACAAATCCGTGCTCTGGGCCTACAAGAAGGATCTGCTGGGCTTCACCAGTCACcgcaagaagcgcgaggccaagatcaagaagcaggTCAAACAAGGCATCCGTGAGCCCAACCAGGAAGATCCCTTCGAGTTGTTCATCACCCTCAACCAGATCCGCTACGTCTACTACAAGGAAACAGAGAAGATTCTGGGTAACACATATGGCATGTGTATCCTGCAGGACTTTGAGGCGATGACGCCCAATCTGCTGGCGCGTACGATCGAGACGGTCGAAGGAGGTGGCATGGTGTTGCTACTGCTCAAGAGCATGAACAGTCTGAAGCAGCTGTACACTTTGTCCATGGACATTCACTCCAGATACCGGACGGAAGCACACGAGGACGTGGTCGCCCGCTTTAATGAGCGATTTATCCTTTCACTGGGCAGCTGCGATTCGTGCTTGGTGGTCGACGACGAACTGAACGTGCTGCCCATCTCCGGCGGCAAGAATGTTAAgccgcttcctcctcccgaGTCAATCGATGCCACCAAGTCCGGCCCACAAAAGGAGCtgaaggagatcaaggaaaGTCTGGCGGAGTCACAGCCCGTGGGCCCTCTGGTCAATCTGGCTCGCACCGtcgaccaggccaaggcccTCCTCACTTTTGTCGATGCAATTGCAGAGAAGACATTGAAGAGCACCGTTGCGCTCACAGCAGGCCGAGGACGCGGAAAATCGGCTGCCCTCGGTGTTTCGATTGCAGCGGCCATTGCTCATGGCTATAGCAATATCTTCATCACTTCCCCAAGCCCGGAGAACTTGAAGACGCTCTTTGAGTTTGTATTCAAGGGCTTTGACGCCCTGGGCTACTTGGATCATGTCGACTATACCATCCTGCAATCGACAAATCCGGATTTCAACAAAGCCATTGTGCGCGTTAATGTCCACCGCAACCACCGTCAAACTATCCAATATATTCAACCGCAGGACGCTCACGTTCTGGGACAAGCAGAGCTTCTGGTTATTGATGAAGCTGCAGCGATTCCGCTGCCGATGGTACGGAAGCTACTGGGCCCCTACCtggtcttcatggcctccaCCATCAACGGCTACGAGGGTACCGGCCGATCATTGTCGCTGAAATTGATTCAACAACTACGGGAACAGTCCCGCGGAGGTATCAAGACCGACGATACCGATGTTGCGGACCGTAGCACAGGCAAGTCTGCTAAGAACGCAGACAAGAGCCTTGGTGGGCGATCATTGAGGGAGATCACTCTGGCTGAGCCGATTCGGTATGCACCGGGGGACTCCGTGGAGAAGTGGTTGAACAAGGTCCTGTGTCTCGATGCGACTCTGCCCAAGTCCCGGATGAATACCCAAGGCTGCCCTCACCCGTCGCAATGTCAGCTGCTTCAGGTAAACCGTGATACTCTGTTCTCCTTCCATCCTGTTTCCGAGAAGTTCTTGCAACAGATGATGGCATTGTATGTGGCCAGCCACTACAAGAACACGCCCAACGACCTTCAGCTTATGAGCGATGCCCCTGCACACCAGCTGTATGTGCTCGTTCCGCCTatcgatgaagaagccaCAAAACTACCGGAACCGCTCTGCGTCATTCAAGTTGCTCTTGAGGGTCGCATCAGCCGGCAAAGCGTTCTCAACAGCCTGAGCCGTGGCCAACGAGCCGGTGGGGACTTGATTCCCTGGCTGGTGAGCCAGCAGTTCCAGGATGAGGATTTCGCCAGTCTGTCAGGTGCTCGCATTGTCCGGATCGCGACCAACCCGGAGTACGTGGGTATGGGTTATGGCTCGCGGgctctcgagcttctggTGGATTTCTACGAGGGCAAGTTCACGAGCTTGTCGGAAGACACGGCTGCGCTCCAAGAGGAAATGGTCCGCGTCACAgacgacgagctcgccaaTTCTAATCTCCTAGACGACAACGTTCACGTCCGAGACATCCGCTCTATGCCGCCGCTGTTCGGCAAGCTAACGGAGCGCCGTCCCGACATGCTCGATTACATTGGCGTCAGCTACGGTCTCACTCCCAGTCTTCACAAGTTCTGGAAGCGCTCCACCTTCAGTCCAGTGTACCTGCGGCAGACTCCCAACGAGCTGACTGGCGAGCACTCGTGTGTGATGCTGCGTACTTTGACGGCCGGCACCAACGATGCCGCCTGGCTGGGCGCCTTTGCACGAGACTTCCACCGCCGATTCCTGGCTTTGTTGTCGTACCAGTTCCGCGAGTTCCCCTCTGTTCTTTCCCTCAGCATCTGTGAATCGGCCAATGCCGGCGCAAAGCTCGATCCGTCTATTGTTGGGCGCCCTCTGAAAAAGGCCGACCTTGATGACGCCTTCTCGCCCTTTGACTTGAAACGTCTCGATAGCTACGCCAACAATCTATTGGACTACCACGTCATCCTTGATATGGTGCCCGCTATCTCCGAGTACTATTTTGCAAACCGCCTCGCCGGCAAGGTTAGTCTCTCAGGTGTGCAACAGTCCATTCTCCTCGCCATCGGCCTGCAACGCAAGAGCCTGGACGCTTTGGAGAAAGAGCTGAATTTGCCTTCGGCACAACTCCTCGCCATGTTCCTGAAGATCATCCGCAAGGTGTCTACCCAGTTCCGGGGCTTGGTCGAAGGCGCTGTCGCCGACACCATGCCCGCGGATCAAATCCCCTCGGCCATCTCTGCATCCGGAGCTCACGACGATAACCACACCGCCGAAGACCGGTTCAAACCACTAGAGACCGGTCTCGACGAGGAACTGCGCCAAGGCGGCCAACagatcgacgacgagatgcGCGAGAAACAGCGCGCACTGATTGACGCTCTCCCACTGGACCG ATACGAAATTGACCACGGCTCCACAGCCTGGGACGACGCGGAGAAACAGATTCGCTCTGGCGGTGGCTCCACCGTGAgcgtcaagggcaaggcggcgaagcggaagaagggcgagtcTGCACGCGAGATCTTTGACAAGGAGGTGGATTCCAAGCGGCAGAAGATTATCAAGAAGGGCACGGAAGGCCGCAAGAAATAG